The Falco peregrinus isolate bFalPer1 chromosome 1, bFalPer1.pri, whole genome shotgun sequence genome has a window encoding:
- the XPNPEP1 gene encoding xaa-Pro aminopeptidase 1, with amino-acid sequence MSPKITTELLKQLRQVMKSPKYVQEPVQAYIVPSGDAHQSEYIAPCDCRRAFISGFDGSAGTAIVTEQHAAMWTDGRYFLQAAHQMDSNWTLMKMGLKDTPTQEDWLVSVLPEGSKVGVDPFIIPADQWKRMSKALRSAGHDLVPVKENLIDTIWTDCPQRPCKPLITLDLSYTGVSWRDKIVALRSKMAERKVLWFVVTALDEVAWLFNLRGSDVEYNPVFFAYAVIGMNTIRLFIDGDRMMDTAVREHLQLDCTLEPEFKIQVMPYGSIVSELQAVGAGLSAKEKVWLSDKASYALTEAIPKAYRYLTPYTPICIAKAVKNASETEGMRRAHIKDAVALCELFNWLEKEVPKGTVTEIIAADKAEEFRSQQKDFVELSFATISSTGPNGAIIHYKPVPETNRTLSVNEIYLLDSGAQYKDGTTDVTRTMHFGTPSAYEKECFTYVLKGHIAVSAAIFPNGTKGHLLDSFARSALWDCGLDYLHGTGHGVGSFLNVHEGPCGISYKTFADEPLEAGMIVSDEPGYYEDGSFGVRIENVVLVIPAETKYNFKNRGSLTFEPLTLVPIQRKMIDVNLLTQKECNWVNDYHQKCREVIGAELERQGRHEALQWLIRETEPVIRVQ; translated from the exons aGCGAGTACATTGCACCCTGTGATTGCAGACGGGCGTTCATCTCTGGATTTGATGGCTCTGCAG GTACTGCCATAGTAACTGAACAGCATGCAGCCATGTGGACCGATGGACGCTACTTCCTGCAAGCTGCACATCAAATGGATAGCAACTGGACACTCATGAAAATGG GTCTGAAAGATACACCAACTCAGGAGGACTGGCTAGTGAGTGTCCTCCCAGAAGGCTCAAAGGTGGGAGTGGACCCTTTCATTATTCCGGCAG ATCAGTGGAAGAGGATGTCCAAAGCCTTGAGGAGTGCTGGTCACGACCTTGTGCCCGTCAAAGAAAACCTGATCGATACAATCTGGACAGATTGTCCTCAGCGACCCTGCAAGCCTCTCATCACGCTGGACCTAAGTTATACAG GGGTCAGCTGGAGAGACAAAATTGTAGCCCTTCGTTCAAAAATGGCTGAGAGGAAAGTCCTGTGGTTTGTGGTAACAGCCTTGGATGAAGTAGCAT GGCTTTTCAACCTCCGAGGCTCTGATGTTGAGTACAATCCTGTGTTTTTTGCATACGCCGTCATAGGAATGAACACAATCAG GCTCTTCATTGATGGTGACCGGATGATGGACACAGCTGTGAGGGAGCACTTACAGCTCGACTGTACCCTGGAGCCTGAGTTTAAAATCCAGGTGATGCCCTATGGATCTATCGTGTCGGAACTACAGGCTGTTGGTGCAGGCCTCTCAGCCAAGGAGAAAGTGTGGCTCAGTGACAAAGCCAGCTATGCTCTGACTGAGGCTATTCCCAAG gcttACAGATACCTCACCCCATATACCCCCATCTGCATTGCAAAAGCTGTGAAGAATGCATCAGAAACGGAAGGCATGAGAAGAGCACAT ATTAAAGATGCTGTTGCCCTGTGTGAGCTCTTCAACTGGCTGGAGAAAGAg GTTCCAAAGGGAACggtaacagaaataattgctgCAGACAAAGCAGAGGAGTTTCGCAG CCAACAGAAAGACTTCGTTGAATTGAGTTTTGCTACCATATCAAGCACAGGTCCAAATGGAGCCATCATTCACTACAA GCCAGTTCCTGAGACCAACAGAACACTGTCTGTGAACGAGATCTACCTGCTGGACTCAGGAGCACAGTACAA GGATGGTACAACAGATGTGACCAGGACAATGCATTTTGGCACACCATCAGCCTATGAAAAG GAATGCTTCACCTATGTCCTGAAGGGACATATAGCTGTGAGTGCAGCCATCTTCCCAAATGGAACCAAAG GTCATCTTCTAGATTCCTTTGCCCGCTCTGCCTTGTGGGACTGTGGTTTGGATTATCTGCATGGGACAGGACATGGAGTTGGCTCTTTCCTAAATGTACATGAGGGTCCTTGCGGCATTAGCTACAAAACCTTTGCAGACGAGCCTTTGGAGGCTGGCATGATCGTCTCTGATG agcCTGGGTATTATGAAGATGGGTCCTTTGGAGTCCGAATAGAGAATGTCGTGCTTGTGATCCCTGCTGAAACCAAG taCAACTTCAAAAACAGAGGGAGCCTGACTTTTGAACCCTTAACCCTGGTTCCAATCCAGAGGAAAATGATTGATGTTAATTTGCTGACACAGAAAGAG TGTAACTGGGTGAACGACTACCATCAGAAGTGCAGGGAAGTAATTGGAGCAGAACTGGAGAGGCAAGGCCGTCACGAAGCTCTTCAGTGGCTCATCCGGGAGACGGAGCCTGTCATCAGAGTTCAGTAG